The following are encoded in a window of Rissa tridactyla isolate bRisTri1 chromosome 15, bRisTri1.patW.cur.20221130, whole genome shotgun sequence genomic DNA:
- the MYO15B gene encoding myosin XVB — protein sequence MDVGLLEIPAELAVLLQLAESQYRTRANHITETLPPEVKVKDDLSLPPTINSYPFSSFIKSHFQKTDFPAPGQPLQHPLTCLDTEYQESALEINKLILRFIGDKNLHGWQEVLLGNYIAGRGLNSVALRNEIFSQVVTQTWKNPDMEHSQRAWVLMANLLSCFAPSPALEKPLLKFVSDHGMEGYNAVCQHKILTAAQHTEIDSTFSRAYPPTQLEWIANQRRGKMVLDVHTFNEEKFSAEVESWMTGEQYASWILSARGCDKKSRGWSVSMFTGNTWQDLLGCDFVLDLIGEIEEVSNHSSPSQSSAEYPITPARDRSFLQNSDLDSIPPAPGIQAPTFPPPSLPPEFNNLHPDTRSRDDLRMPVGLDHYVDDLFSTVLHQGSRVPDMENRENLTGRMKGGGKIGPTQRGIFPSTGLSGMTQAPVYQPMPSMMGMPAAMPMMPAAGGIASVPAMVMPQPVVPAVDPNQLAAQQQAFINQQAMLMAQQVTLQALSISQQQQQWQQSLENSRPRVSSPPQAQAPSPAPVPATFPKPKKPPSSQNAAPPPQAPEPPPKAEEPVYHYTEDQLSNNVDDDYPQETFQQKRAYFQKMGEQHILVKKVRPPSKTWTPPANLQTQQEEEEKEAEKEKREEEKPSPKTEAAPAPPLPPPEPKPKKQTPKVNEEPPVVKPSGPESRPAPSREIRNIIKMYQSRPAPEPQPIEPVRRVSKPFLKKNDPKNEALAKLGMMNLASPKSPNTLPQEKRTPPPPPPKPKTGSASSTIKEKQLPLLSIFSRESTPAGSQDPPAPPPPPPLPSPLPPVNQDEQESTGKDSTVTVAEDDGIKTQLYKLTDSVSFSYDNPAWKIFLRKEVFYPKENFSHPYCLNLLCEQIMRDTFSDSCLRLSREEKRKMKDLLMEFRVGNDVQSIQEDGIKKRIVLAARDNWANYFSRLFPVHGENGSDVQILGVSHRGMRLLKVVKAAGYNPEHLKILRSYSFADVLSVELKGSNALEFSLKTEQLFLHSPKAPCIKAMVEVFIQELRQDTNYVVALRSYIVDDKSLLSFEKGDLIKLLPMQGVEPGWQFGSTGGRCGIFPTSLVQLAAAPDYLSTSMDRHGGQQKSVKASLESRNTSKETSVPSLASEFNNVMLVPAGDHYTMVDFATAYFREAQSMQGLKGMSSEKKSAAKLVQHTKVPIQESLLRFSDSELNKLATKNFKTLMRFMGDQSKLKNQNEVECICEILQLCKEKESLHDEVYCQVIKQVTHNHNQESVLRGWLLLNLLTGYFLPSNVLMPYATKFLQLASSDPSSTHHDIAKICQSNLRKNFMYGGRRHLPFPVELEALLKGHGARRLVVLMPGGMEYLSRIKTFTVAKELLQEICEQIGASEPEEIKEFVLFATRSVSDNLGKMVRPIKPEEYLHDYLLEDRLITVTLRRLIWTTPLHFENKIYTDVHYGQVLWDYLNGRILLGHGEEMKMQVGILAMLQHCAKTERQNAAPSGEDLKKYTPKTLQSSIDPQALQNHVGMLLRTRQALQPLDAKIQFVEHVMKLPFFGYNTYFVERVSDETIPVPCFFGVNKEEIIVVDGTTQAVLCVIPLKELQSMRTLRPISDGGLPGIELNYGSPASPNTMWLELSQAKEMYHTIVVILEKTERHH from the exons ATG GATGTGGGACTGCTGGAGATCCCTGCAGAGcttgctgtcctcctgcagtTAGCTGAAA GTCAATACCGAACACGGGCCAACCACATAACAGAGACATTGCCTCCAGAAGTCAAGGTCAAAGATgacctttccctcccacccaccatCAACAGCtatcctttctcctcctttattAAGTCACACTTCCAG aAGACAGATTTCCCTGCTCCTGGTCAGCCTCTGCAGCACCCCTTAACCTGTCTGGACACTGAATACCAGGAGAGCGCGCTTGAGATCAACAAACTG ATTTTACGGTTCATTGGTGACAAGAATCTCCATGGCTGGCAGGAGGTACTTCTGGGCAACTACATTGCTGGGAGAGGTTTGAATAGTGTGGCTCTGCGCAACGAAATCTTCAGTCAGGTGGTTACCCAGACATGGAAAAACCCAGACATGGAGCACAGCCAGCGAGCTTGGGTCCTGATGGCGAATTTGCTGAGCTGCTTTGCCCCTTCACCAGCACTGGAGAAGCCGTTGCTGAA ATTTGTGTCAGATCATGGCATGGAGGGCTACAATGCTGTTTGCCAGCACAAGATCTTGACAGCAGCGCAGCATACAGAGATAGACTCTACATTCTCTCGGGCCTACCCTCCCACTCAGCTGGAATGGATTGCAaaccagaggagaggaaagatggTGCTGGATGTTCATACCTTTAATG AGGAGAAGTTCTCAGCTGAGGTGGAGTCCTGGATGACTGGGGAGCAGTATGCAAGCTGGATTCTGAGTGCAAG GGGCTGTGATAAGAAGTCTCGAGGGTGGTCTGTCTCCATGTTTACTGGCAACACATGGCAGGACTTGCTGGGCTGTGACTTTGTCCTAGACCTCATTGGAGAGATAGAGGAGGTCAGTAACCACAGCAGCCCTTCTCAGTCCTCAGCTGAGTACCCCATCACTCCTGCAAGGGACAGAAGCTTCCTCCAGAACTCTGACCTGGATTC GATCCCTCCTGCTCCAGGCATCCAGGCCCCTACCTTCCCACCACCTAGCCTGCCTCCAGAATTCAACAATCTCCATCCAG ATACAAGATCCAGAGATGACCTGAGGATGCCGGTGGGCTTGGATCACTATGTGGATGATCTCTTCAGCACTGTGCTGCATCAAGGCTCCAGAGTACCA GATATGGAGAACAGGGAGAATCTGACTGGACGCATGAAAGGAGGTGGGAAGATTGGACCCACACAGAGAGGAATCTTTCCTTCTACAG GCCTCTCTGGAATGACTCAAGCACCAGTTTACCAGCCCATGCCTTCCATGATGGGGATGCCAGCAGCTATGCCTATGATGCCAGCGGCTGGTGGGATTGCATCTGTGCCAG CCATGGTTATGCCCCAGCCTGTGGTTCCAGCTGTAGATCCCAATCAGTTAGCAGCACAACAGCAAGCTTTTATCAACCAGCAAGCCATGCTCATG GCCCAGCAGGTGACCCTTCAAGCCCTGAGCATttcccagcaacagcagcagtggcAACAGTCTCTTGAGAACTCAAGACCAAGAGTCTCAAGTCCACCACAAGCCCAAGCACCGTCTCCAGCTCCAGTCCCAGCCACTTTCCCAAAACCCAAGAAGCCTCCCAGCAGCCAGAATGCTGCACCACCACCACAGGCTCCAGAACCGCCACCTAAGGCAGAAGAACCG GTTTATCACTACACAGAGGATCAGTTATCCAACAATGTTGATGATGACTATCCTCAGGAAACCTTCCAGCAGAAGAGAGCATATTTTCAGAAGATGG GAGAGCAACACATCCTAGTGAAGAAAGTCAGGCCTCCTTCCAAAACCTGGACCCCTCCAGCAAATCTCCAgacacagcaggaggaggaggagaaagaagcagagaaggagaagagggaagaagagaagccCAGCCCTAAAACAGAGGCAG CTCCTGCTCCCCCTTTGCCACCTCCTGAGCCAAAGCCAAAAAAGCAGACACCAAAAGTGAATGAGGAACCACCTGTAGTGAAGCCGTCAGGCCCTGAGTCACGGCCTGCACCCAGCCGGGAGATCCGCAACATCATCAAAATGTACCAGAGCAGGCCAGCCCCTGAACCCCAGCCTATCGAGCCTGTCAG GAGAGTGTCTAAGCCATTTTTAAAGAAGAACGACCCCAAAAATGAGGCACTGGCCAAGCTGGGAATGATGAACCTCGCATCTCCCAAATCA CCAAACACCCTGCCACAAGAGAAGAGAacacctccacctccacctcccaagCCCAAGACAGGCTCAGCTTCCAGCACTATCAAGGAGAAGCAGTTGCCTCTCCTGTCCATCTTCAGCCGGGAGAGTACCCCAGCAGGTTCCCAGgaccctcctgctccccctcctcccccaccattGCCTTCACCTCTCCCGCCTGTGAACCAAGACGAGCAGGAATCCACAGGGAAGG ACTCTACTGTAACTGTAGCAGAAGATGATGGTATCAAGACCCAGCTGTACAAGCTCACTGACAGTGTCAGCTTTTCTTACGACAACCCCGCCTGGAAAATCTTTCTGCGCAAAGAG GTGTTTTACCCCAAAGAAAATTTCAGTCACCCTTATTGTCTGAACTTGCTGTGTGAACAG ATCATGCGTGACACCTTCTCTGATTCGTGCCTTCGGCTCTCCAGGGAGGAGAAGCGCAAGATGAAAGACCTGCTGA TGGAGTTCCGTGTTGGCAACGATGTCCAGTCCATTCAGGAGGATGGGATAAAGAAGAGGATTGTACTGGCTGCACGGGATAACTGGGCTAACTATTTCTCCCGCCTTTTTCCAGTTCAT GGTGAAAACGGAAGTGATGTCCAGATCCTGGGTGTTTCTCACCGGGGCATGCGGCTGCTGAAGGTGGTGAAAGCAGCTGGCTATAATCCTGAGCACCTGAAGATTCTTCGCAGCTACAG CTTTGCAGATGTGCTGTCAGTGGAACTGAAGGGAAGCAATGCCCTGGAGTTCTCTCTCAAGACAGAGCAGCTCTTCCTACACTCTCCAAAGGCTCCGTGCATCAAGGCCATGGTGGAAGTCTTCATCCAAGAGCTGAGGCAG GATACCAACTACGTCGTTGCTCTGCGCAGCTACATTGTGGATGACAAGAGCCTTCTTAGCTTCGAGAAGGGTGACCTCATCAAGTTACTGCCCATGCAAGGCGTGGAGCCAG GCTGGCAGTTCGGTTCCACTGGTGGCCGCTGTGGTATTTTCCCCACCAGCCTGGTGCAATTGGCTGCAGCCCCTGATTACCTCAGCACCAGCATGGACAGACATGGAGGGCAGCAGAAGAGTGTGAAAGCTTCCCTGGAGAGCAGGAACACCAGCAAGGAG ACTTCTGTTCCCAGCCTGGCATCAGAATTCAACAACGTCATGTTAGTCCCTGCTGGTGACCATTATACCATGGTGGACTTCGCCACAGCCTACTTCCGAGAGGCTCAGTCCAT GCAGGGACTGAAGGGGATGTCTTCTGAAAAGAAGAGTGCAGCTAAACTGGTCCAGCACACCAAG GTCCCAATCCAGGAATCTTTGCTGCGGTTCTCTGATAGTGAACTGAATAAGCTTGCTACAAAAAACTTCAAGA CTCTGATGCGGTTCATGGGAGATCAATCAAAACTTAAGAACCAGAATGAGGTTGAATGCATCTGTGAAATCCTTCAG CTGTGCAAGGAGAAGGAGAGTTTGCATGATGAGGTCTACTGCCAGGTCATCAAACAGGTCACCCACAACCATAACCA GGAGAGTGTGCTGCGTGGCTGGTTGCTCCTAAACCTGCTAACTGGGTATTTCCTCCCTTCTAATGTCCTGATGCCCTATGCCACCAAGTTTCTGCAGCTAGCCAGCAGTGATCCATCCAGCACCCACCATG aTATAGCCAAGATCTGTCAGAGCAACCTGCGGAAAAATTTCATGTATGGGGGCCGTCGCCACCTTCCTTTCCCTGTGGAGTTAGAGGCATTGCTG AAGGGGCATGGTGCCCGCCGGCTAGTGGTACTGATGCCTGGAGGCATGGAATACCTCAGCAGAATTAAGACATTCACT GTGGCCAAGGAGCTCTTGCAGGAGATCTGTGAGCAGATTGGGGCAAGTGAACCAGAAGAGATAAAGGAATTTGTTCTTTTTGCCACCAGGAGTGTCAGTGATAATCTCG GTAAAATGGTGAGGCCAATAAAACCGGAGGAGTATCTTCATGATTACCTGCTGGAGGACAGGTTGATCACTGTGACTTTACGCAGGCTCATCTGGACAACACCTCTGCACTTTGAGAACAAAATTTACACTGATGTTCATTATGGACAA GTGCTGTGGGATTACCTGAATGGAAGGATACTGCTGGGCCATGGTGAAGAAATGAAGATGCAGGTGGGCATTTTGGCAATGCTCCAGCACTGCGCCAAAACAGAGCGGCAGAACGCTGCTCCCTCTGG GGAAGACCTGAAGAAGTACACGCCAAAGACCCTGCAGTCCTCCATCGATCCCCAGGCTCTGCAGAACCACGTTGGCATGCTGCTGAGAACCAGGCAGGCCCTGCAGCCACTGGATGCAAAAATCCAGTTCGTAG AGCACGTGATGAAATTGCCATTCTTTGGCTACAACACCTACTTTGTAGAGAGAGTCAGCGATGAGACCATTCCTGTGCCCTGTTTCTTTGGCGTGAATAAAGAGGAGATCATTGTGGTGGATGGCACTACCCAG GCAGTCTTGTGTGTCATTCCATTGAAAGAGCTACAGAGCATGCGAACCCTGCGGCCTATCTCTGATGGTGGGCTTCCCGGCATAGAACTGAACTATGGCTCGCCTGCCAGCCCCAACACTATGTGGCTCGAACTATCACAG GCTAAAGAAATGTATCACACGATTGTTGTCatcctggaaaaaacagagcGGCACCACTAG